A genome region from Candidatus Methylomirabilota bacterium includes the following:
- a CDS encoding gamma-glutamyltransferase family protein: MSAPELAPTRWPEARAPRGMVAAPHLLASQSGVAALRAGGNALDAAIAAAATIAVVYPHMNGIGGDNFWLIWDAGAKRLRALCGAGRSAAAASIDWYAARGVRDAIPARGGLAALTVPGAVDGWWQAHRHSATAMGSPLGWDDLLADAIAYAAGGFSASAGQRRPPPREPDLFGPTASAEMRRELWPLYHPDALSRGPLVQTDLARSLETIRDGGPDAFYRGPLGRRLIAAAAAAGSPLSVEDLATHRSEWMEPLMLPFGGGVAASFPPPTQGMSALALLGLADGFDLAALEEADYIHVLVEAIKLAFADRDRHLTDPAAMTVAPEELLAPERLARLRGRISRRRAMAPEAAAAAGGDTIAIVAADGAGNAVSLIQSLYYTFGSGLMAGDTGIVLQNRGAFFSLNPRHVNALAPRKHTMHTLIPSMYLEDGRPRMVYGTMGGEGQPQTQAALLTRRLRRGHGTQACVEAPRWLYGRTWGVATRALSLEGRYPASLAQDLAGRGHDVKMGEEWDDLFGHAHAIWLDTAEGGLCGGSDPRADGSAVGY, from the coding sequence ATGTCGGCTCCCGAGCTCGCCCCCACCCGCTGGCCCGAAGCGCGCGCGCCGCGCGGCATGGTGGCCGCGCCGCATCTCCTCGCCTCCCAGTCCGGCGTCGCGGCGCTGCGCGCTGGCGGCAACGCGCTGGACGCCGCCATCGCCGCCGCTGCCACCATTGCGGTGGTATATCCGCACATGAACGGGATCGGCGGCGACAACTTCTGGCTGATCTGGGACGCGGGGGCCAAGCGGCTGCGCGCACTCTGCGGCGCCGGGCGCTCGGCGGCGGCGGCCAGCATTGACTGGTACGCGGCGCGCGGCGTCCGCGACGCCATTCCCGCGCGCGGGGGGCTGGCCGCCCTCACCGTGCCGGGCGCGGTGGACGGCTGGTGGCAGGCGCACCGCCACAGCGCGACGGCGATGGGCTCGCCGCTCGGCTGGGACGATCTCCTTGCCGATGCCATCGCCTATGCCGCGGGGGGCTTCTCCGCGTCGGCGGGCCAGCGGCGGCCTCCCCCACGCGAGCCCGACCTCTTCGGCCCCACCGCGAGTGCCGAGATGCGGCGCGAGCTCTGGCCGCTCTACCATCCCGACGCGCTGTCGCGCGGTCCGCTCGTGCAGACTGATCTCGCGCGGTCGCTCGAGACGATTCGCGACGGCGGGCCCGACGCCTTCTACCGCGGCCCGCTGGGGCGTCGGCTCATCGCCGCCGCGGCCGCCGCCGGGAGCCCGCTGAGCGTGGAGGACCTCGCCACGCATCGGTCCGAGTGGATGGAGCCGCTCATGCTTCCATTCGGCGGCGGCGTGGCGGCGAGCTTTCCGCCGCCCACGCAGGGCATGTCGGCGCTGGCCCTGCTGGGCCTCGCGGACGGCTTCGACCTCGCCGCGCTCGAGGAAGCGGACTACATTCACGTCCTGGTGGAGGCGATCAAGCTTGCCTTCGCGGATCGCGACCGCCACCTGACTGACCCGGCCGCGATGACGGTGGCGCCGGAGGAGCTGCTCGCGCCCGAGCGCCTGGCGCGTCTCCGCGGCCGCATCTCACGCCGGCGCGCGATGGCCCCGGAGGCGGCGGCAGCTGCGGGCGGAGACACCATCGCGATCGTCGCCGCGGATGGCGCCGGCAATGCGGTGTCCCTGATCCAGTCGCTCTACTACACGTTCGGCTCCGGCTTGATGGCCGGCGACACCGGCATCGTCCTGCAGAACCGCGGCGCCTTCTTCTCCCTTAATCCTCGGCACGTGAACGCGCTGGCGCCGCGCAAGCACACCATGCACACGCTGATCCCTTCGATGTATCTCGAGGACGGCCGGCCCCGCATGGTCTACGGCACCATGGGCGGTGAGGGTCAGCCGCAGACACAGGCCGCCCTGCTCACGCGCCGGCTCCGGCGCGGCCATGGCACCCAGGCCTGCGTGGAGGCGCCGCGCTGGCTCTACGGGCGCACGTGGGGGGTGGCCACGCGCGCGCTCAGCCTCGAGGGACGCTACCCCGCCTCGCTCGCCCAGGACCTCGCGGGGCGTGGGCACGACGTGAAGATGGGGGAGGAGTGGGACGACCTCTTCGGCCATGCCCACGCCATCTGGCTGGACACGGCCGAAGGCGGCCTCTGCGGCGGCTCCGATCCGCGAGCGGACGGGAGCGCGGTGGGCTACTAG
- a CDS encoding XDD4 family exosortase-dependent surface protein encodes MFMGQVAKSLIGASVGATLLLAVGVTPSHATAVTLTGTGTAGRKASVTFDNVEISGTHYLQVTLTNTGHYNASKPTDILTAVFFNIQGSNPTLTRFSATLAPGSTVKDINPDPTVLGGEWAYKAGLSVGGEFTRGISSSGMGLFGPGDRFPGPNLQGPNDPDGLQYGITTLNDPDDTGSGNDNGGLLGNQLARNSVVFLLGGIGAGFDPYAAFYEVRFQYGTSLTEPSFENDYRGTTTRVPQPSSLALLVFGALGALLVASRRAVLSVVRIRR; translated from the coding sequence ATGTTCATGGGACAGGTGGCGAAGTCACTGATCGGGGCATCGGTCGGCGCCACGCTTCTGCTGGCGGTTGGCGTGACGCCGAGTCATGCGACCGCGGTGACGCTGACGGGCACCGGAACGGCGGGTCGGAAGGCCTCGGTGACGTTCGACAACGTCGAGATCTCGGGCACGCACTATCTGCAGGTCACCCTGACCAACACGGGCCACTACAACGCGTCCAAGCCGACGGACATTCTCACCGCGGTGTTCTTCAACATCCAGGGCAGCAATCCGACGCTGACCCGCTTCTCCGCCACTCTCGCCCCCGGCAGCACCGTCAAGGACATCAACCCCGATCCCACGGTTCTCGGCGGTGAGTGGGCCTACAAGGCGGGACTCTCCGTCGGGGGAGAGTTCACCCGAGGGATCTCCTCCAGCGGTATGGGACTCTTTGGCCCCGGTGATCGCTTCCCCGGCCCCAATCTTCAGGGTCCGAACGACCCCGATGGGCTCCAGTACGGCATCACGACCCTGAACGACCCGGACGATACGGGCTCCGGCAACGATAACGGCGGGCTGCTCGGGAATCAGCTGGCGCGCAACTCGGTGGTCTTCCTCCTCGGCGGCATCGGCGCGGGCTTCGATCCGTACGCGGCCTTCTACGAGGTGCGGTTCCAGTACGGCACGAGCCTCACGGAGCCGAGCTTCGAGAATGACTACCGCGGCACGACCACCCGTGTGCCCCAGCCCTCGTCGCTGGCGCTGCTCGTATTCGGCGCGCTGGGCGCGCTGCTCGTCGCGTCTCGGCGGGCCGTGCTGAGCGTGGTGCGCATCCGCCGCTAG